Proteins encoded by one window of Cupriavidus sp. EM10:
- a CDS encoding MFS transporter has translation MQASAPAFAETAPQIGASQRRRAIIATVIGNGLEWFDFTVYSFFAVIIAKLFFPTGNDLSSLLLAVATFGVGFFMRPVGGIILGVYADRVGRKAALSLTILLMAAGTTLIGIAPTYDQIGVFAPMLIVIARLMQGFSAGGEMGGATAFLTEYAPERQRAYYSSWIQASIGVAVLLGAAVGTFVTASLSPEALNSWGWRLPFLIGMIIGPVGFYIRHNLDETPTFQATTDKTDSPLTEVLRDYPRQTAASFSMVILWTVCTYVLLFYMPTYAVKVLKVPQSTGFVAGMAGGMAIMVFAPIVGMMADRIGRRGLLSGAAALIFVLAWPMFAYINHAPGLASLLVFQIVFGVLIAAYTGPILAAFAELFPAKVLSTGLSVAYNLAVTIFGGFASFFITWLIASTGSTMAPAIYVMIAAAISFCGTRLVREPAYLQSK, from the coding sequence ATGCAAGCCAGCGCCCCCGCCTTCGCGGAGACCGCGCCCCAGATCGGGGCCAGTCAACGCCGCCGCGCCATCATCGCCACGGTGATCGGCAACGGCCTCGAATGGTTCGACTTCACGGTGTACAGCTTCTTTGCCGTGATCATCGCCAAACTGTTCTTCCCCACCGGAAACGACCTGTCGTCGCTGCTGCTGGCCGTGGCTACGTTTGGCGTCGGCTTCTTCATGCGGCCCGTGGGCGGCATCATCCTGGGCGTCTACGCCGACCGCGTGGGCCGCAAGGCGGCGCTGTCCTTGACCATTCTGCTGATGGCCGCCGGCACCACGCTGATCGGCATCGCGCCCACCTACGACCAGATCGGCGTGTTTGCGCCGATGCTGATCGTGATCGCGCGCCTGATGCAGGGTTTCTCCGCGGGCGGCGAAATGGGCGGCGCCACCGCGTTCCTGACCGAATACGCGCCGGAGCGCCAGCGTGCCTACTATTCGAGCTGGATCCAGGCCAGCATCGGCGTGGCCGTGCTGCTGGGCGCCGCCGTGGGCACCTTCGTCACGGCGTCGCTGAGCCCCGAGGCGCTCAACAGCTGGGGGTGGCGCCTGCCGTTCCTGATCGGCATGATCATCGGCCCGGTCGGCTTCTATATCCGCCACAACCTTGACGAGACGCCCACCTTCCAGGCCACCACGGACAAGACCGACTCGCCGCTGACCGAAGTGCTGCGCGACTACCCGCGCCAGACCGCCGCCAGCTTCTCGATGGTGATCCTGTGGACGGTCTGCACCTACGTGCTGCTGTTCTACATGCCGACCTACGCCGTGAAGGTGCTCAAGGTGCCGCAATCCACCGGCTTCGTGGCCGGCATGGCGGGCGGCATGGCGATCATGGTCTTCGCGCCCATCGTCGGCATGATGGCCGACCGCATCGGCCGCCGCGGCCTGCTGTCGGGCGCCGCCGCGCTGATCTTCGTGCTGGCCTGGCCGATGTTCGCCTATATCAACCACGCGCCCGGGCTGGCATCGCTGCTGGTGTTCCAGATCGTGTTCGGCGTGCTGATCGCCGCCTACACCGGACCGATCCTGGCCGCGTTTGCCGAACTGTTCCCGGCCAAGGTACTGTCCACTGGCCTGTCGGTGGCCTACAACCTGGCCGTGACGATCTTCGGCGGCTTTGCGTCGTTCTTCATCACGTGGCTGATCGCCAGCACCGGCAGCACCATGGCCCCGGCCATCTACGTGATGATCGCGGCCGCCATCAGCTTCTGCGGCACGCGCCTGGTGCGCGAGCCCGCCTACCTGCAATCGAAGTAA
- a CDS encoding amidohydrolase family protein: protein MTQILLQGGNVLDPVRGALLPRHDVLIDGERIVEVSATPIHAPHARVIDVTGKTVMPGLIDLHVHVLASLANLGVNAVQPNVLVAFRAMPIMRGMLERGFTTVRDAGGADWGLSQAVATGLIPGPRIFPSGKALSQTGGHGDFRPRSDTLEPCSCAFRAGAIARVVDGVDAVRLAVREEIQKGATQIKIMASGGVASPTDPIGNTQYSEDEIRAIVAEAEAAQTYVMAHAYTPRAITRAVRCGARTIEHGNLVDAAAARVMREHGAYVVPTLITYDALARDGERLGLPADSVAKIETVRQAGRDSLAIYAEAGVPMGFGSDLLGEMHQYQSEEFRIRADLLGNVEAVRSATSIAAEILQRDGELGVVKAGAIADVLVVDGNPLQDIEVLAGPASRIELVMQAGRIHGA, encoded by the coding sequence ATGACCCAGATCCTGCTCCAGGGCGGCAACGTCCTTGACCCCGTTCGCGGCGCCCTGCTGCCGCGTCATGATGTGCTGATAGACGGCGAGCGCATCGTCGAAGTCAGCGCCACGCCGATCCACGCGCCGCACGCCCGGGTGATCGACGTGACCGGCAAGACCGTGATGCCGGGCCTGATCGACCTGCACGTGCACGTGCTGGCATCGCTGGCCAACCTGGGCGTGAACGCGGTACAGCCCAACGTGCTGGTGGCGTTCCGCGCCATGCCGATCATGCGCGGCATGCTGGAGCGCGGCTTTACCACCGTGCGCGATGCCGGCGGCGCCGACTGGGGCCTGTCGCAGGCCGTGGCCACGGGCCTGATCCCCGGGCCGCGCATCTTCCCGTCGGGCAAGGCGCTGTCGCAGACCGGCGGCCACGGCGATTTCCGGCCGCGCTCGGACACGCTGGAGCCATGCTCGTGCGCATTCCGGGCCGGTGCCATTGCGCGCGTGGTCGACGGCGTGGACGCGGTGCGCCTGGCCGTGCGCGAGGAAATCCAGAAAGGCGCCACGCAGATCAAGATCATGGCCTCTGGCGGCGTGGCGTCGCCGACCGATCCGATCGGCAACACCCAGTACAGCGAGGACGAGATCCGCGCCATCGTGGCGGAGGCCGAGGCCGCGCAGACCTACGTGATGGCCCACGCCTACACGCCCCGTGCGATTACCCGCGCGGTACGGTGCGGCGCACGGACCATCGAGCACGGCAACCTGGTGGATGCGGCGGCCGCGCGCGTGATGCGCGAGCACGGCGCCTACGTGGTGCCGACGCTGATCACCTACGACGCCCTGGCCCGCGATGGCGAGCGCCTGGGCCTGCCCGCCGACTCGGTCGCCAAGATCGAGACGGTACGCCAGGCCGGCCGCGATTCCCTTGCCATCTACGCCGAAGCCGGCGTGCCGATGGGCTTCGGTTCCGACCTGCTGGGCGAGATGCACCAGTACCAGTCGGAGGAATTCCGCATCCGCGCCGACCTGCTGGGCAATGTCGAAGCTGTGCGCTCGGCCACGTCGATCGCGGCGGAAATCCTGCAACGCGACGGGGAACTGGGCGTGGTCAAGGCTGGGGCGATTGCCGACGTACTGGTGGTCGACGGCAACCCGCTGCAGGATATCGAGGTACTGGCCGGCCCGGCGTCGCGCATCGAACTGGTGATGCAGGCGGGCAGGATCCACGGGGCGTAA
- a CDS encoding LysR substrate-binding domain-containing protein — translation MRHGSFTKAAAELHLTQSAISRQVAQLERFLGKKLFVREPRALRLTVSGQQYAEQVQRMLVGCAEATEDVMKRKGQVELTVACSSGVAVLWLTPRLAAFRARHPDFHVRLLVNDSLASLSGTDFDVGLYYLREGAPSGISAQRLYDEEVFPVCAPSYLAGRQLTVSDLPRESLLVLEDAQRIWMSWPAWFARNGLRETRFERELVANTYPVLVQMAIEGQGIVLGWRHMIDRCLSAGLLVRACDASASLGGGYYAVWPRDRAEPAAARAFRQWLIEESGADA, via the coding sequence ATGCGGCATGGCAGCTTCACCAAGGCCGCGGCCGAACTCCATCTGACGCAGAGCGCCATCAGCCGCCAGGTGGCGCAGCTTGAACGATTCCTTGGCAAGAAGCTGTTTGTTCGCGAGCCGCGCGCGCTGCGGCTGACCGTCAGCGGCCAGCAGTACGCGGAGCAGGTGCAGCGGATGCTGGTGGGCTGCGCCGAGGCCACCGAGGACGTGATGAAGCGCAAGGGCCAGGTCGAGCTGACGGTGGCGTGCTCGTCCGGCGTGGCGGTGCTGTGGCTCACGCCGCGCCTGGCCGCGTTCCGGGCCCGGCATCCGGACTTCCATGTGCGGCTGCTGGTCAACGACAGCCTGGCGTCGCTGTCGGGCACGGACTTCGACGTCGGCCTGTACTACCTGCGCGAAGGCGCGCCCAGCGGCATCTCCGCCCAGCGGCTCTATGACGAGGAAGTCTTTCCGGTTTGCGCGCCGTCGTACCTGGCCGGCCGCCAGTTAACGGTATCGGACTTGCCCAGGGAATCGCTGCTGGTGCTGGAGGATGCCCAACGCATCTGGATGTCGTGGCCGGCCTGGTTTGCCCGCAACGGCCTGCGCGAGACGCGCTTCGAGCGCGAGCTGGTAGCCAATACCTATCCGGTGCTGGTGCAGATGGCCATCGAGGGCCAGGGCATCGTGCTGGGGTGGCGCCATATGATCGACCGCTGCCTATCTGCCGGGCTGCTGGTGCGCGCCTGCGACGCCAGTGCGTCGCTGGGCGGCGGATACTACGCGGTCTGGCCGCGCGACCGGGCCGAACCGGCGGCGGCGCGCGCGTTCCGTCAATGGCTGATCGAGGAAAGCGGCGCCGACGCCTGA
- a CDS encoding cytochrome c: MRHQRWMAALAASATLALAGCGAGTPDVPQAADQAPATKLSAAEQIERGRYLVRAGDCAACHTAPNGAPFAGGYELASPFGKFYGTNITADKEHGIGKWSADDFYKALHDGVTPDKHLYPSMPYTSYRGLSRADTDAMYAYLMQQVKPAAVPNRPHELSFPYNIRLAMIGWNLLFREDRLPDASKGESPAWIRGRYLGNALGHCAECHTPRGKLGQMDGARPLKGEALARIGAPDISPEGLAARGWTDADLQTFFRTGIAPQGSAFGEMYPVVHLSSQYLKPADVAAMTTYLLGDKPLAPVPLKPVNADAQVMATGRQHYLAVCAGCHGRAGEGKPHVAVAMLGNSSVRNADPRNLIVSMLDGIERQDFPGLESMQEMPGFATRLTDADLAALTNYLRATYGGQPANITADTVKALRVSDPAHAH; this comes from the coding sequence ATGAGGCATCAACGATGGATGGCCGCGCTGGCGGCATCGGCCACGCTGGCACTGGCGGGGTGCGGCGCGGGCACGCCCGACGTTCCGCAGGCTGCCGACCAGGCGCCCGCGACGAAGCTGTCCGCCGCCGAACAGATCGAACGCGGCCGCTACCTGGTGCGCGCAGGCGACTGCGCGGCCTGCCACACGGCACCCAATGGCGCGCCGTTCGCGGGTGGGTACGAGCTGGCCTCGCCGTTCGGCAAGTTCTACGGCACCAATATCACGGCGGACAAGGAGCACGGCATCGGCAAATGGAGTGCCGATGACTTCTACAAGGCGCTGCACGATGGCGTGACGCCGGACAAGCACCTGTATCCGTCGATGCCGTACACGTCGTATCGCGGCCTGTCGCGCGCCGATACCGACGCCATGTACGCCTACCTGATGCAGCAGGTCAAGCCGGCCGCCGTACCCAATCGGCCGCACGAGCTGAGCTTCCCGTACAACATCCGGCTGGCGATGATCGGCTGGAACCTGCTGTTCCGGGAGGACAGGCTGCCCGATGCGTCGAAGGGCGAGTCGCCGGCATGGATTCGTGGCCGCTACCTGGGCAATGCGCTGGGCCACTGCGCCGAATGCCATACGCCGCGCGGCAAGCTCGGGCAGATGGATGGCGCCCGGCCGCTCAAGGGCGAGGCCCTGGCCCGTATCGGCGCACCCGATATCTCGCCCGAAGGCCTGGCGGCGCGCGGCTGGACCGATGCCGACCTGCAGACGTTCTTCCGCACCGGTATCGCGCCACAGGGATCGGCTTTTGGGGAAATGTACCCGGTGGTGCACCTCAGCAGCCAGTACCTGAAGCCGGCCGACGTGGCCGCCATGACCACCTACCTGCTGGGCGACAAGCCGCTGGCGCCGGTGCCGCTCAAGCCCGTGAATGCCGATGCGCAGGTGATGGCCACGGGCCGCCAGCACTACCTGGCGGTCTGCGCCGGCTGCCATGGCCGCGCAGGCGAAGGCAAGCCGCATGTGGCGGTGGCGATGCTGGGCAATTCGTCGGTGCGTAACGCCGACCCGCGCAACCTGATTGTCTCGATGCTCGACGGTATCGAGCGCCAGGATTTTCCGGGGCTGGAAAGCATGCAGGAGATGCCGGGGTTTGCCACGCGCCTGACCGATGCCGACCTGGCGGCGCTGACCAACTACCTGCGCGCCACCTACGGCGGGCAGCCGGCCAACATCACGGCCGACACGGTCAAGGCACTGCGCGTCAGCGATCCGGCGCATGCGCACTGA
- a CDS encoding (2Fe-2S)-binding protein, with protein MIATQPLSLHLNGKDVGPLDVPAGLMMIDFLHEYMNLTGSRLGCGQGICHACVAILDHPDGTSETIRTCITGAHFFQGKTVRTVEAHGKRNEQGEVVEVTPVQQAYLNHFSFQCGYCTPGFVNGATVLVESLKRKPVAEARVEETITKALDGHICRCTGYVRYYEAVKDVVMSTPGCVVKEKSA; from the coding sequence ATGATCGCCACGCAACCGTTGTCGCTCCATCTCAATGGCAAGGACGTGGGTCCGCTCGACGTGCCGGCCGGTCTGATGATGATCGATTTCCTGCACGAATACATGAACCTGACCGGCTCGCGGCTGGGATGCGGGCAGGGCATCTGCCATGCCTGCGTGGCGATCCTGGACCATCCGGACGGCACCAGCGAGACCATCCGCACCTGCATCACGGGCGCGCATTTCTTCCAGGGCAAGACCGTGCGCACCGTGGAAGCCCACGGCAAGCGCAACGAACAGGGCGAGGTGGTGGAAGTCACCCCCGTGCAGCAGGCCTACCTGAACCATTTCAGCTTCCAGTGCGGCTACTGCACGCCGGGCTTCGTCAACGGCGCCACGGTGCTGGTGGAAAGCCTCAAGCGCAAGCCGGTGGCCGAGGCCCGCGTCGAGGAAACGATTACCAAGGCTCTGGACGGGCACATCTGCCGATGCACGGGCTACGTGCGCTACTACGAGGCGGTCAAGGACGTGGTGATGAGCACGCCGGGCTGTGTCGTGAAGGAGAAGTCGGCGTGA
- a CDS encoding xanthine dehydrogenase family protein molybdopterin-binding subunit translates to MPSFNPSRRTFLKTSVVAGVSVCIVPLADKAALAALFEDKRMTPVQTDPATGAPRFRVDGIAKVTGQKVFARDIRARDMAHWPAQQSHAFIVRATRADRAFAGVDLGLLGDDLKPDVVVTAAELERDGVSFPKFYGDDMLLPVGKTPAYLGHAVAILIYHDFARFRFAKDKLKFQDGIVRYGAETGALERDPWGTFRFVRVGGATPFDDDVFSSLKNAPVFPSGMRKHLPVWPDGKDHGQLGEQGMAHAGKIRDELAKPPANWLVLDREYHTQSIDTAALEPDNANCWYDRDSQTLHLVVPTQSPSEVGESAAELLAHCKAAFPVKTVVLHPTYTVGYGSKDHYNFPFYGLVTALYADGKPVRLANDRYEQFQTSIKRHAFTMRYRIGVDRETGLFQSFQGDLECNGGGRMNFSPSVAMVGATAAQSIYYFPKNDLTAVAIASRAIDAGSARGYGTLQSMAATEMMVDEFAEQLKLDPIDFRLKNALRSGMKNTQGAIPAGAIRVDEVLDAARKHPLWTGRASKKAAYEAANPGHRYGVGFACVQKDFGTGAETSFARVEIDADGKISLHHSGAEIGTGMSTSQAVALSRWLGRPATQVHTSVTDWPDLPVVTSGDPYLMSQAEQDKLAQNPRWSPGYASPASATNSAYYFTHSTREAARVVFMHGLWPAAMAIWSQGIGGGQATSLVVRVEDARWVDGKLSAGGLQALPFDQIVRKAHELGLVTGATVHVFNRWQWTEADFVVNGQAVRLPVDGLSVRLGGGKAEGKGTAHGYDVLDRRKVYIAPVQRNNAAVTYYSAVGTLVELSVHDASGKVSVLKHHSIMECGTQISPDLVSGQLQGGIAMGIGHALHEYLPLYEDGPGNGTWNFNRYHLPRASDVAVWTQTGTVLPPVTETDPPKGIAEVVMIPVVGAIVNGIAHAIGHRFTDLPVTPAKIQEVLA, encoded by the coding sequence ATGCCCAGCTTCAACCCATCGCGCCGTACGTTCCTGAAGACGAGCGTCGTGGCCGGGGTATCGGTTTGCATCGTGCCGCTTGCGGACAAGGCGGCGTTGGCCGCGTTGTTCGAAGACAAGCGCATGACGCCGGTGCAAACCGATCCCGCCACCGGCGCGCCGCGATTCCGCGTCGACGGCATCGCCAAGGTCACCGGCCAGAAGGTCTTTGCGCGCGATATCCGCGCCAGGGACATGGCCCACTGGCCCGCCCAGCAATCGCACGCGTTCATCGTCCGCGCCACCCGGGCCGACCGGGCCTTCGCCGGCGTCGACCTGGGCCTGCTCGGCGATGACCTGAAGCCGGATGTGGTGGTGACCGCCGCCGAGCTGGAACGCGATGGCGTGAGCTTCCCGAAGTTCTACGGCGACGACATGCTGCTGCCGGTCGGCAAGACCCCGGCCTACCTGGGCCATGCAGTGGCGATCCTGATCTATCACGACTTCGCGCGCTTCCGCTTTGCCAAGGACAAGCTCAAGTTCCAGGACGGCATCGTGCGCTATGGCGCCGAGACCGGCGCGCTGGAACGCGATCCGTGGGGCACGTTCCGCTTCGTGCGCGTGGGCGGCGCCACGCCGTTCGACGACGACGTGTTCTCCAGCCTCAAGAACGCACCGGTTTTCCCCAGCGGCATGCGCAAGCACCTGCCGGTCTGGCCCGATGGCAAGGATCACGGCCAGCTTGGCGAGCAGGGCATGGCCCACGCCGGCAAAATCCGCGACGAACTGGCGAAGCCGCCAGCCAACTGGCTGGTGCTCGACCGCGAGTACCACACCCAGTCGATCGACACCGCCGCGCTGGAACCGGACAACGCCAACTGCTGGTACGACCGCGACAGCCAGACGCTGCACCTGGTTGTGCCGACCCAGTCGCCGTCCGAAGTGGGCGAATCGGCCGCCGAACTGCTGGCGCACTGCAAGGCGGCTTTCCCGGTGAAGACCGTGGTGCTGCATCCGACGTATACGGTGGGCTACGGTTCGAAGGATCACTACAACTTCCCGTTCTACGGCCTGGTCACGGCGCTGTACGCCGACGGCAAGCCGGTGCGGCTGGCCAATGACCGCTACGAGCAGTTCCAGACGTCGATCAAGCGCCATGCGTTCACGATGCGCTACCGCATCGGCGTGGACCGCGAGACGGGCCTGTTCCAGTCGTTCCAGGGCGACCTGGAGTGCAACGGCGGCGGCCGGATGAACTTCTCGCCGTCGGTGGCCATGGTGGGCGCCACGGCGGCGCAGTCGATCTACTACTTCCCGAAGAACGACCTGACGGCGGTGGCCATTGCCTCGCGCGCCATCGACGCTGGCTCGGCACGCGGCTACGGCACGCTGCAGAGCATGGCGGCCACCGAGATGATGGTCGACGAGTTCGCCGAGCAACTCAAGCTGGACCCGATCGACTTCCGACTGAAGAACGCGCTGCGCTCGGGCATGAAGAACACCCAGGGCGCGATCCCGGCCGGTGCCATCCGCGTGGACGAGGTGCTCGACGCCGCGCGCAAGCATCCGCTGTGGACCGGCCGCGCGTCAAAGAAGGCCGCCTACGAGGCCGCCAACCCGGGACATCGTTACGGGGTGGGCTTTGCCTGCGTGCAGAAGGACTTCGGCACCGGTGCCGAGACCTCGTTCGCGCGCGTGGAGATCGATGCCGACGGCAAGATTTCGCTCCACCATTCCGGGGCGGAAATCGGCACGGGCATGTCGACGTCGCAGGCGGTGGCCTTGTCGCGCTGGCTGGGCCGCCCCGCCACGCAGGTCCATACGTCGGTCACCGACTGGCCGGACCTGCCCGTGGTGACCAGTGGCGATCCGTACCTGATGAGCCAGGCCGAGCAGGACAAGCTGGCGCAGAATCCGCGCTGGTCGCCGGGCTACGCGTCGCCGGCCAGTGCCACGAACTCGGCCTACTACTTCACGCACAGCACGCGCGAAGCAGCGCGGGTGGTGTTCATGCACGGCCTGTGGCCGGCCGCGATGGCAATCTGGAGCCAGGGCATCGGCGGCGGCCAGGCCACGTCGCTGGTGGTGCGCGTGGAAGATGCGCGCTGGGTCGATGGCAAGCTCAGCGCCGGCGGCCTGCAGGCGCTGCCGTTCGACCAGATCGTCAGGAAGGCGCATGAACTGGGCCTGGTGACCGGCGCCACGGTGCACGTGTTCAACCGCTGGCAGTGGACCGAGGCCGATTTCGTGGTCAACGGCCAGGCCGTGCGGCTGCCCGTGGATGGCCTGTCGGTGCGGCTTGGCGGCGGCAAGGCGGAAGGGAAGGGCACCGCCCACGGCTACGACGTGCTGGATCGCCGCAAGGTGTATATCGCGCCCGTCCAGCGCAACAACGCAGCCGTCACGTACTACAGCGCCGTGGGCACGCTGGTGGAACTGTCGGTGCACGACGCCAGCGGCAAGGTCAGCGTGCTGAAGCACCACTCGATCATGGAATGCGGCACGCAGATTTCGCCAGATCTGGTGTCGGGGCAGCTGCAGGGCGGCATCGCCATGGGCATCGGCCACGCGCTGCACGAATACCTGCCGCTGTACGAGGACGGCCCCGGCAACGGCACCTGGAATTTCAACCGCTACCACCTGCCGCGCGCCAGCGACGTGGCCGTGTGGACCCAGACCGGCACCGTGCTGCCGCCGGTCACGGAGACCGATCCGCCCAAGGGCATCGCCGAGGTGGTGATGATTCCGGTGGTCGGCGCCATCGTCAACGGCATCGCGCATGCGATTGGCCATCGTTTCACCGATCTGCCGGTGACACCCGCAAAGATTCAGGAGGTACTGGCATGA